CACCGCCACAGACCAGGTACTACCACTCCAAGTGACCTCCCAGTAACATCGCCCTGACAAACTCTGGCTGCACAACACCTGCCTGATATTGTTCCCGACATTTAACCATGTGCCTGAGTATTTATCATAATAACAATTACCATTATTTTCACTCGTTGCCCGCCGATTTTCTTGTGAAATGGACAAATATTCGGAGACTGTCTTCTGATCCAGTGTGAGAGgacagcaatctgacagaagaGCAAAACAGGAAGACAAATTTCAACGTCAACCTTTTGATATTTAGATTGTGATTAATGCACTGGTATACAGagcctataaaaagtattcaccctcttggatgttttccccttttattgcttttataaatggaatctcggtcaatataatttggctcttttgataaaaatgtcttcaatgtaagtgaaaacaaagtaatgtcaattaattaaaaataaatcatgtaaaTTAAGTGTTCACTCCCTCTAAAGTGAatgacctaattcaacagaggtccagccaattggtgctagtagtctcacaattagtgaaatggagatcaGCTGAGTGCAGCGAATCTGTCTCAAGTGATTCTAGTctaaagacacctgtgtctgaaggtccagtcactggttaatcagcattcctggctacaattacaTCATGAATTCAAAAGAAAACTCCAGGCAACTCCGTGAAAAGTATAAGTtaggggatggatacaaaaacatttccaagtcaccGAACATCCCCCGGAGTTGAGATAAATCCATCaataagaaatggaaggaatatggcacatgtgtaaatctgcctagagaATGCTGTCCTCACAAACTGAATGACTGTACAAGAAGGAGACCAGTGAGGAAGACCAACAAGACACCTATaactactctgaaggagttaaaagccTCAGCAGCTGAcatgggagagactctgcatacaacaactgttaaccgggttcttcaccagtcaaagctttgtgggagagtggcaaagagaaagtcagtgttgaagaaagctcacattaagttcacccaaaggcatgtgggagactccaaggtcacCTGGAAGACTGACCATATCGcccatgattccatttataaaagcaataaaaggggaaaccATCCAAGGGGGttaatactttttataggcattTTTTGATATGCAATGCACTGGTATATTTTGGAACATGTAGCATCAAATGTTTTACTCACAGCGTAAAACGTCTTCTCTGGTCTTTGGTTCAGGTGGCATCACAACATCTATATAAGACACTataaagaaatttaaaacaattaaataccaCTGAACCTGAATCAAACCACTGTATACCCCTGGGTTTTTATACTGTAAGGTTCACAGagtacagcttttgcacacctgtggatcGCTTCACATGCAATGATTTTTAATAACAATGTtttcggtacttagaccttcaagataacctgatgaaggtagCTGAGTACCGAAACATTGGTATTAAAATTTATTGCAAGTGAAGTGAACAGTGTGCAGAAGTTTTTGCCTAACATTTCTGTAAGGTACCTGTTCTAGAGATCCCGGGCCATTTTTCATTCAAGAGGCTGTCTACATCATGCCTCAGCTTAGACACGCCGTCAGTCACAGCTTTGAATGAATGTTTAGGACGAGCAAAAGGACCAACACGCACAGCTGGATTTTCACAGGAGTTGGAGATGGACTTGAAAGtctgaaatgaaatacaatcattttaatttgcactttttacacatttgtcAAACTTTTTTGTCCAAAGTATAACAGATCAATAGTTAACTTTTGGTTAACTAAGCCTAAAGttgttataaaaataaactcGGTCAGCAGATGTCACCTTTGTTTCATGTATTCAGCTGAGCTTTGTTACAgagttttgcatgttttaagcTTCTTCAGTTACAGACGATGAGTGAGTGCTTTGGCTTGTTTCATCAGTCGGGATTGACATAAGATAAAAAATTATACAGAgtaataaaatactaaaaaatagACAAAATTGCTCCTCACTGGTACTGTGCAGTTACTCTCTGGTACCTGAATGAAATGGATGGGGTCGTCCATATGAGAAAGCTGTTCCAGCTCAGAGTCCCTCCTCCTCAGCTTGGTGATCTcgtcctccagctgcagctgcagctcttcaGCCTGAGCGACAGCAGTCTTCTCCTGGCCTTTGATCAGCTGCTTCGCCAGAATGCGTTTCATATTTATGGAGGAGATCAGCTTATCAAAGATCTTGTCGCTGGCCTTCACTGCAGTCCCGCTACAGATCTGTTCATGCAGAGACAAACATCAAGATTATCTCTGTGGCAaacttctgatttttttttttttttgacacagtAGGTTTTACAAGCACACCTTGCCAGAGATCAAAACCTGGACAAGACTTCTTCTTCTATAGTGATCAATACAGACACAGGATCAAATACTGAAGTCTAATTTCCACACCTTAAACTCCTTCAGAGCTTGGATCAGCTCATTCAGCTCCTTTTCTcgctccttttctctctcctggaCTTTCTTTTGACTCGCAGTCAGTTGTTTCTGAAATAATAGTTAACGGTTTTGTTGATACAATCAGTACTTATTCTATTATTTCAGTCACAGGTAGTAATAAAAGTCTATAGTTTCATGATCACtggttctgctgtgtgtttgcttcTACCTGTTCCTCAgccctctctgctgcagctgacactgtacTGTGGTTTTTATGCTCATCTATAATGCACAGATAACAGATGCACTTCTTGTCCGTCTGGCAGTAGATCTCCATCAGCTTGTTGTGCTTCGTACACATCTTCTCCTGCAGTGGGATTGTAGCCGAGACCAGCTGGTGCTTCTTCAACACAGGAACACTGTGTCGAGACTGGAGGTGAGTCGGACAGTAAGATGCCAAACAAGCCAGGCAGGACATGGTGGCTTTGTTGGGTCTGGGCTCAGAGCAGAAATCACAGGCAACGTCTGACGGGCCGGCACAGGCCACAGCAGCAGGGGGAGAAGCCTGCTGGGTGCTCGTCTTCTTCAGCTTCACAACAACCTGGAGGCAATAAAATGGAAGTTGGTGAGAAATATTGTATTGCAGATTTCATGACACGCAGGACAAAAATAGAATGAGAGCAGAATTCAGTCAGAGAAAGTACAGGTGTAGCACGGCTTCTCAACTCTCTAAATCAGTTACTCTTTTTATAGAAAACGTTAGATTTATCTTTTTACGATTTATCTATATGGAGAATTTAAAAGGACAAactgaaatatataaaacacataaataaatatataatcaaataataaaatgtgcatttatttaatgtgaaataatcatatagaatagaatagatatactttattgatcccaggctgggaaattaaggtgtagcagcagcattacacaaatTCAatgctttctttattttattttttatcttgatttctttatttacacttttgtgtatttgtatatttgtctATTAAGTTACTAAtttattcacacatttattaatctatttataaatgtatttatttattttattttatgtatttgtacTTCTATCCTGAGCAtaacctgcagcagcacaaagaaTACATTTCAATTTCATCCATCAAATGTCAGGGGGCGGGTTAAAGGCTCTGATTGGAGAATGAACAGTATTACAGACTCAGCAGCCTCTGGGTCTATATATGTATTcatttatataaacatttaattatgtctatctatctatctatctatctatctatctatctatctatatatatatatatctatatatatatctctctctctctctatatatatatatatatatatatatatatatatatatatatatatatatatatatatatagatagatagatagatagatagatagatagatagatatctatatatctatatctatctatatatatagttaGGTCTACAGCTAGATTTGTGACAAATCATCATAATGGatatatttattcatctatAACACAGATAACAGAAACATTTACTGTCTATCTGACAGATGACCcccatcaacatttttttttcctgtagtGGCATAGTAACCAATACCTTGGTGCATTAAACCCACCATATATCTACAGCTAGAACTGTGGTAAATCACGGACATATTTATAGCCAGTGAGGCTatgaagtttttcctcactgaaCCGAGGGTCTAAGGATAGTGggtgttgttcactgtacagattgtaaagcccattgaggcaatgtgatcgtgattttgggctatatcaatcaaattgatttgatttgattgtagctttttttgatttttgaaaagAACCTAATTCACAGGGATATTAAGACTTTACATCTAAAGTATGCAAATTCAAATTACTGTAGTTAGACTGTTCGTCAATCAAAGGCTTTAACCCGAAAGTACAAATAAATAGAAACATTTATGAATACAAATGTATGCAAACTtgtaaataaatagataaattaacatttacatatttattgtgtcatttaatgtgtgatttattCATAGCCAGTTGAAACGATGTGGTCAAACGGCTGCTTCCGCTTCAGACACGGAAGCAGCCAGGATGCCCACGAAAAAACAGGCTTTCACAGTGATGAGGTGACAAAGTGGcgctttttacaaggaaagaaaaaatcttAATGTACCGTATTTaatgccgaattaacaagaaggcaccaatgagtTAGAATCCGTTGTCGCCGTTTCACAGAGtgtgttaagtttctcctcatgacgCAGCAACTCTTAAAATTACACGATTTgcaagggagtctgggatatcGCCGTCACTAGTGAGTCCAATCcatcactttcacacacacagcagccaacTGCTTGAAACAACTACATACGTGCCGATAAGAGATATACTGAAAAGATTTAAGTTTGAAAGATAATCATCATTTTAAAGACGTTACAGTTAAACTCTATAAAACTATTTGGCGTTTGGACAACACAGTCTCAAAGTAACCTCCCACCTGTAGGCCTGTACTCACAACCCTTCCTACCTCAGCCAGCATGTTGTTCCTCCTCAGCACAGGCCTCTGACTGAATGTCTCCCTGCAATTAGGACAACTGTACTGTCCTTTCTGCTCCTCCTGGTCCCAGCATCCCTCAATACAGCTTTTGCAGTAAGTGTGTCCACAGGGAATGGTGACCGGCTCCTTCAGCAGGTCCAGACAGACTGAACAGCAGAACTGACTCTGGTCCAGGTCAATGctgtgctcctgctgctgctcagccatGTTGATGAGTGCACAGTGAAGAGCACTCCTAAGTTTCGTCTTATTTAAAGCTTCTTCCCACTGGAGCAGCAGGCCCAGGGgccaataaacatgtttattggtTGCATTAAGTCACATGGCAAAGAGGGCAGTGCTTCAATCACACATCTTTGCTGGACCCACCGTGTGTCAACGAAGGTAAGTTAAATAACACAAACAGTTCAACAGCAACTcagacaaaaactgaacatcatAGTCTTTACGAAAGTAGGATTTATTGCAGAactgttgtattagactgcgttttgccttaaaggtgcactatgtagttttagggaagaaatcactgactgattttgttATGgcaaaacaaactctctttgttttcatgactgaataaacaaactgaccttaaaggacaacacaatttatactgttttactttgtttatatgtggcggaccccgccacctttctagctccaaactgttctggggaccttattttcctctgagaacagcttgtttatccataaatatttctgagtttgtattattacctcattgatattatAAAGTtagatttcttctccaaaactacatcatgcacctttaaatgttttaaaaaatacatagtCCATTTAAATATCGTAATAAATGTCCTTCATCTTTCCCAGATAGGTTTTGATTAACCAAAGAAATTATTACAAAGTTCATAAAGTTGTCATTCGTGGTCTGCAGAACTTATTGTAGGCGACACAacaaaaaagagggaaaaaatcaactgatggaaacaaaaacattattcagCATCTTGACAGTGTAAAAGAATTAGTTACAGACAGTTTGAGATTATTAATCACTTTCAtcttataataaaataatcacatGAGAGTCTAATAATGTCATAATTCGTAATAAATGTCCTCAAACTGTCTTGAAtcattatgtaagaattgcaTTTCATCGACAACAATTTCTCAAATATATCCTAATTATTTACCCTGTATTGCTAAAACAATAGTCGCACTGATACTCAACACGTAGCCCCTTGTTTCCTAGTCAACCACCTGCTCCACTCTGTTTATTGCCGATGCTTTATTGTTTGTTTCGATCTGCTGCAAACCCAGATTGGCTCCAGACAGCGCTCGCTGCCTTCTGCACGGCTTCCCATGTCGTCTCTGCTCCTTCAGCTGCATTAAATCCTGTCTGACCTCCCTTTACTCCACTTTGAAAAGCTGCATATGCAACTTTTGCTCTTCGGAAGAACTCTGCAAGGTCCTGAACACCTCTAACATTTAATTTAGCAATGTCTGCCAGACCAAGCAAAGCTCCTAACAATGCACCTGTTGTAACACCTGCTGCTCCGAtcaaaaatctgtcaataaCACTCTTTTTAGCCTTATTTACAACCTCCTCCTGTGACATGTTTCCTGGTGACTGTCTCatgtgctcctcctctctgtctatttctcttttcactGCTTGCAGCATCTCATTGGTGTAGTAGCGTCCTTGGTTTGCCTCAGTCATCTTGTCCAGTGTgttcagcagctcctccacctggaaCCGGTTACTTCTGTAGTTGTCTTCTTCGTTGTCCTTCCAGTATCTATTATCAACGATGTGGCACCGGTCTCCACACTTCTGTACCAGATCACTCAGATTTTTATTCTGGCTGACGAAGTCCTcaattttctttctgtcagagAGCTGGTCA
This is a stretch of genomic DNA from Pagrus major chromosome 10, Pma_NU_1.0. It encodes these proteins:
- the LOC141004097 gene encoding E3 ubiquitin/ISG15 ligase TRIM25-like, which produces MAEQQQEHSIDLDQSQFCCSVCLDLLKEPVTIPCGHTYCKSCIEGCWDQEEQKGQYSCPNCRETFSQRPVLRRNNMLAEVVVKLKKTSTQQASPPAAVACAGPSDVACDFCSEPRPNKATMSCLACLASYCPTHLQSRHSVPVLKKHQLVSATIPLQEKMCTKHNKLMEIYCQTDKKCICYLCIIDEHKNHSTVSAAAERAEEQKQLTASQKKVQEREKEREKELNELIQALKEFKICSGTAVKASDKIFDKLISSINMKRILAKQLIKGQEKTAVAQAEELQLQLEDEITKLRRRDSELEQLSHMDDPIHFIQTFQSLSTSCESPDLPSDSVVRPQHSFAAVTGCVSELRDDMEKLLKDTWPRISATLSTVDVVLPPVPKTREEFLHYCCPLTLDVNSAYRYLSLSQENRRATNSGSENYYGTHSDRFTCLRQVLCREGLSKRCYWEVIRSACTCSVAVSYKDINRSSSDSFGNNNKSWSLDCSQQGYSFRHKSVSKTVSGPQSSKIGVYLDYRAGTLSFYSISDTMTLLHKDNTEFTEPLYPGLGLKDVASWPSSGSYAELVKLWK
- the LOC141004098 gene encoding GTPase IMAP family member 7-like; protein product: MSNVHVHHVFIPKKQAPPPCLILGSKLQKCRCSLLELTSRRIILLGKTGSGKSSLANTIFGEPLFTTNDSPNSGTTKCKANTKSVNGRSITLIDTPGFFDTDRSEEELKPEIVRCITECAPGPHAFLIVLKVERFTEQEQAVINKILQYFSEEALKYAVIVFTHGDQLSDRKKIEDFVSQNKNLSDLVQKCGDRCHIVDNRYWKDNEEDNYRSNRFQVEELLNTLDKMTEANQGRYYTNEMLQAVKREIDREEEHMRQSPGNMSQEEVVNKAKKSVIDRFLIGAAGVTTGALLGALLGLADIAKLNVRGVQDLAEFFRRAKVAYAAFQSGVKGGQTGFNAAEGAETTWEAVQKAASAVWSQSGFAADRNKQ